The Esox lucius isolate fEsoLuc1 chromosome 5, fEsoLuc1.pri, whole genome shotgun sequence genome includes a region encoding these proteins:
- the dlx4b gene encoding homeobox protein Dlx4b isoform X2, with protein sequence MMSMGFMPDSLNGSDPSKSAFFEFGHGHPAHQQHSQGLSHIYPVNGLHSAGHSQHGSPFTSGSSYGRSLGYTYPSAVNTPPSAYMPYQHNNHSNSLVRSRLETDHEKSTVIENGEIRLNGKGKKIRKPRTIYSSLQLQALHQRFQQTQYLALPERADLAAKLGLTQTQTMLKLCFPTEHFVLPPLVFLDSHPTGGRFQLSPV encoded by the exons ATGATGTCTATGGGTTTCATGCCTGATAGTTTGAATGGTTCAGACCCCTCCAAATCGGCATTTTTTGAATTTGGTCACGGGCACCCTGCGCACCAACAGCATTCACAAGGACTATCTCACATCTACCCCGTCAATGGCTTACATTCTGCCGGACACTCTCAACACGGTAGTCCCTTCACCAGCGGTTCCTCCTATGGTCGCTCACTGGGCTACACCTATCCCAGCGCAGTAAACACTCCGCCGAGTGCTTACATGCCCTACCAGCACAATAATCACAGCAACAGTTTGGTGCGCTCCAGATTAGAGACAG ACCATGAGAAGTCTACGGTAATTGAGAACGGGGAAATTCGGCTGAAcggtaaaggaaagaaaatacgAAAACCTCGGACCATCTACTCCAGTCTTCAGCTACAGGCTCTTCACCAGAGGTTTCAGCAGACTCAGTACCTAGCTTTACCCGAGCGCGCGGATTTGGCGGCAAAATTAGGGCTGACCCAAACGCAG ACCATGCTCAAACTCTGCTTCCCTACTGAGCATTTTGTTTTGCCACCTCTGGTCTTTTTGGATTCCCATCCAACAGGAGGGCGGTTTCAGCTCAGTCCAGTCTAA